The following is a genomic window from uncultured Propionivibrio sp..
AGGTCGGCGTTGGTGACGACCAGCACTTCCTTGGCGCCGGCCGAGATCTGCGGCTTGTTCTCGGGCAGGGTGAGCTTGAGCATGTGAGACATCCTTTCGACAGAGGAGCGGGCGCGGCTCAGTGCCAGGCCTGCATGGCGGAACGGCAACGTTCCATCGTTTCGTAAAGTTGCAGATAGACGGCGTATTTGGCGTCGTGGAAAGCCTTGGTGTCGGGGCGCGCCTTGACGCTGCCGCCGGGACGGACCATCCGGGCCGCCGCGTCAGGCAGGGTCGGAAAAGCGCCGCCGGCGACGGCACCGAGCAGGGCGGCGCCCAGCGTCACGGCGTCTTCCTCGCTGACGAGATGGATCTCGCAGCCGGTCGCGTCGGCGTTTTCACGCAGCCAGTACGGGTTCTTCGTGCCGCCCCCACACATGATGATGCGTTCGATCTTGTGCCCGGCCGCGTTCATGCTTTCGATGATGTGGCGCGTGCCGTAGGCCAGCGCCTGCAGCGTGGCGAGGTACAGGCGTGCGAGCGCGTCCTTGCCGGTTTCGAGCGTGAGTCCGACGACGGCGCCGCGGGCATGCGGGTTGGCGCGCGGCGAGCGGTTGCCGTGGTGGTCGGAGAGCACATGCAGGTCGCGCGCGGGGTAGGCTTCGCGGCGTTCGAGATCCGCCGTCCAGTCGTTGAGTACGGCGTAGAGGTTGCGATTCTCGTCTTTCGCCGTCGCTTCGAGCAGCGGCCAGGCGTCGCTCTGGCGCAGCGTCCAGTCGAGCAGGGCGCCGGCAGCGCTCTGTCCGCCTTCGCCGAGCCACCAGCCGGGCAGCATGGCGCCGTAATACGGTCCCCAGACGCCGGGGACCATCACCGGGTCGGGATTGACGACCATGTGGCAGTTCGAGGTGCCGCCGATGATCGCCAGGCTGCCGAGCGGCGCCGTGCTGACCAGCGCCAGCCCGCCGGCATGCGCGTCGATGATGCCGGTGGCGACGGTGATGCCGGCCGATAGTCCGAGTTCGGCCGCCGCCGCCTGGCTCAGACCGCCGGCGGCCGAACCGAGGGGCAATACCTTCGCCGGTACCTTGCCGAGCAGGTCGTCGAGGCCGACCGCCGCGAGCAGCGTTGCGCTGAAACGGTTCTCGTGCGCGAGATAGTTCCACTTGCAGGTGAGTGTGCACACGCTCGCCGTGTCAGCCGCGGCGAGGCGCCAGGTCAGGTAGTCGGCGAGGTCGAAGAAGCGCCAGGTCCGGGCGTAGCGCTCGGGGAAACGCTGCTTCAGCCACAGCACCTTGGGCAATTCCATTTCGATGCTGACTTCGCCGCCGACGTACGCCAGCGCCGGGTCTTTCGTGGCGTTGATCGCGGCGGTCTGGTCGCCGGCGCGGTGGTCCATCCACATGATGATGTCGCGCTCGGCTTCGCCGCCTTCGGCGACCGACACCGGTGCGCCATTGGCGCCGACGGCGACGAGCGAACAGGTGGCGTCGACGCCGATCGAGACGACTTGCGCCGGATCGATCGCGGCGGTGGCGACGGCCTCGCGCACGGCGGCGACGGTTTGCGCCCAGATGTCGGCCGAGGATTGCTCGACGTGCAGCGGCTTGGCGTGGAACTGCTGGATCGGTCGCACGACAAAGGCCAGGCGATGGCCTTCACGGTCAAAAAGACCGGCGCGCACGCTCGCCGAGCCGACGTCGATTCCGAGATGAACGGGGTTTCCCAAGACACCCTCCATTGTTATAGCTAATTCGAGTTAGCAATATAGTGAATGGCGGCGCTTTTATCAAGCTGCGGACATGAAAAAAGCCTCCGCGAACGGAGGCTTTCGGGGGCTGCGGCGCGCGTGCCCGGCGACGTGCTGGGCGGCGGCGGATCAGAGGCCGAGCAGGCTGCTATGCACCTTCATGACGACCTTGCGGATCATCTTCTTTTCGTTGACGACGACGCAGGGGCGATGCAGTTCCTGCGGCAGGAAGACCAGGAAAGCGCCGGGATTGACGTCGATGAAGGCTTCGGCGGCCGGCGTCGGGAAGAAGGCGAGGTCCTTGTCCTTGAGCTGGTCGTCGGCGATCGGCAGTTCCGGTTGTGGCAGAGCGAAGCCATAGCGCTCGGCGGTCGAGTAGGGCAACTGGATGTCGGCGTATTGCTTGTGCGCTTCGGCGCGGCTTTCGGCCAGCGTGCGCAGTTCGACGTCCTGGACGAGATAGAAGAGCTTGTCGCCTTCGACTTCGTACTTGCCTGGCGCCAATTCCAGCGGGTTCACCTTCTGGATGGCTTCGAGCGCACGCACGACGGCGGCGGGCAGAACGGATTTCTGGTGGGCGACATCGGATACCAGACCGACGATCATGGCGATTCTCCTTTTAAAAAAGGCGATCATACCCGCCTCGCCGGCCAAGGCAAAATGGCCAGACCACTTTTGTGACGCGCTGTCATCGCGTTGTCACAATCGCCGCGTAAGGTGCGCCCTGAACTCACTGACAACCGTTCAAAAGGAGCGCAGCAATGATGAAACACAGAATTCTTTCCGCCCTGGCCCTGGCCGGGTTTGCCGTCGTCGGCGCGCAACCGGTGCTGGCCCAGGTCGTCAAGGTCGATGGTTCGTCGACGGTCTATCCGATCACCGAGGCCGTTGCCGAGGACTTCCAGAAAGCCAAGAAGAACGCGGTCAAGGTGACCGTCGGTATCTCGGGCACAGGCGGTGGCTTCAAGAAGTTCTGCCGCGGCGAGATCGACGTGTCCGACGCGTCGCGCCCGATCCTCAAGGCCGAGATGGAAGCCTGCAAGCAGGCCGGCATCCAGTATTACGAACTGCCGGTGGCGTTCGACGCGATCACCGTCGTCGTCAATCCGAAGAGCTTCCTCAAGGACATCAGCGTCGAGCAGTTGAAGGCGATGTGGGAGCCGGCGGCGCAGGGCAAGGTCAGCAAGTGGAACCAGATCAACCCGGCCTGGCCGGACGCGCCGATCAAGCTCTTCGGGCCGGGCGCCGATTCGGGTACCTTCGATTACTTCACCGAGGCCGTCGTCGGCAAGGCCAAGTCCTCGCGCGGCGACTACACCGCGTCCGAAGATGACAACGTTCTGGTTCAGGGCATCTCGCGCGACGTCAATGCGATCGGCTATTTCGGCTACGCCTACTACGCCGAGAACACCAGCAAGCTGAAGGCGCTGGCGGTGGTCGAGAAGGCCGGCAAAGCCGGTGTCGCCCCGTCGGAAAAGACGGTGCTGGATGGCTCTTACCAGCCGCTGTCGCGCCCGATCTTCATCTATGTCAATGCCAAGTCGTACGAGAAACCCGAAGTGAAGGAATTCGTCGAGTACTACATGAAGGAAGGCGCCAAGTTGTCGAAGGAAGTGAAGTACGTGCCGCTGCCCGCCAAGGCCTACACGGTCAATCTTGAACACATCGCCAAGAAGAAGCTCGGTACGGTGTTCGGCGGCAACGCCGAGGTCGGTGTGACGATCGAAGCGCTGCAGAAGCGCGAGGGTTCGCTCTAAGCGCTCGGGCGCGACGCCGCGACAGCGGTGTCGCGCTTGGGGCGTGCAGCGCCATCCGCTCAATTTTCAGGGTCAATTACGTGAGCCTATCCTTGTCTGATCGCACTCCTCCCGGCGCAATGACGCCCGGTCGGGTGAGCCCGCGTTTGTCGCACAACGCGATGCGCCACTGGAACGAGCGCCTGATCGAAGCCGTCCTGTTCCTGGCCGCCGCGCTCTCTGTGCTGACGACGCTCGGTATCGTCTATATCCTCGTTTCCGAATCGATTCATTTCTTCGCGCGTATTTCGATCGTCGATTTCCTGACCGACACGCAATGGACGCCGCTCTTCGACGACGCCCACTTCGGCATCATGGTGCTGGTGTCCGGTACGCTGGTGTCATCACTCGTCGCCTTGCTCGTGGCGATTCCGGTCGGCACGACGATCGCCATCTACCTCTCCGAATTCGCCGGCAGCCGCGTGCGCGAAATCGCCAAGCCGATCCTCGAACTGCTCGGTGGCATCCCGACGATCGTGTATGGTTATTTCGCCCTGCTCGTCGTCACGCCGATCCTGCAGGTGCTGCTTCCCAATCTGCCCGGCTTCTCGCTGCTTTCGGCCGGCTTCGTCATGGGCATCATGATCGTTCCCTACATCGCCTCACTCTCCGAGGATGCCATGCGCGCCGTGCCGATGAGCCTGCGCGAGGGCGCCTATGCGATGGGCTCGTCGCGGCTCTACACGGCGATCCACGTTGTAATACCAGCGGCATTGTCCGGGCTGGCCGCGTCGTATGTGCTGGCAGTGTCGCGCGCCGTTGGCGAGACGATGATTCTCGCCGTTGCCGCCGGCATGCAGCCGAACCTGACCTGGAACCCGATGGAACCGGCCGCGACGATCACGTCCTACATCGTCCAGGTTGCGCTTGGCGATCTGCCGCACGGATCGATCGGTTATCAGACGATCTTCGCCGCCGGCCTCACGCTGCTGCTGATCACCTTGATGTTCAACATCGTTGGCCAGTGGCTGCGGGCCAAATACAAGGAAAATTATTGATGAAACCGCTGACGACCGAAGAAATCCGCGCCGTCATCGCGCGCGGAAAACTCAAGGATACGCTCTTCAAGGCGCTTGGCATCCTGTGCCTGGCGTTCGGCTTGTTCGTCATCGTCGCGCTGATCCTCGACATGGCGATCAAG
Proteins encoded in this region:
- a CDS encoding FGGY-family carbohydrate kinase, coding for MGNPVHLGIDVGSASVRAGLFDREGHRLAFVVRPIQQFHAKPLHVEQSSADIWAQTVAAVREAVATAAIDPAQVVSIGVDATCSLVAVGANGAPVSVAEGGEAERDIIMWMDHRAGDQTAAINATKDPALAYVGGEVSIEMELPKVLWLKQRFPERYARTWRFFDLADYLTWRLAAADTASVCTLTCKWNYLAHENRFSATLLAAVGLDDLLGKVPAKVLPLGSAAGGLSQAAAAELGLSAGITVATGIIDAHAGGLALVSTAPLGSLAIIGGTSNCHMVVNPDPVMVPGVWGPYYGAMLPGWWLGEGGQSAAGALLDWTLRQSDAWPLLEATAKDENRNLYAVLNDWTADLERREAYPARDLHVLSDHHGNRSPRANPHARGAVVGLTLETGKDALARLYLATLQALAYGTRHIIESMNAAGHKIERIIMCGGGTKNPYWLRENADATGCEIHLVSEEDAVTLGAALLGAVAGGAFPTLPDAAARMVRPGGSVKARPDTKAFHDAKYAVYLQLYETMERCRSAMQAWH
- a CDS encoding YhcH/YjgK/YiaL family protein, with product MIVGLVSDVAHQKSVLPAAVVRALEAIQKVNPLELAPGKYEVEGDKLFYLVQDVELRTLAESRAEAHKQYADIQLPYSTAERYGFALPQPELPIADDQLKDKDLAFFPTPAAEAFIDVNPGAFLVFLPQELHRPCVVVNEKKMIRKVVMKVHSSLLGL
- a CDS encoding PstS family phosphate ABC transporter substrate-binding protein, translated to MKHRILSALALAGFAVVGAQPVLAQVVKVDGSSTVYPITEAVAEDFQKAKKNAVKVTVGISGTGGGFKKFCRGEIDVSDASRPILKAEMEACKQAGIQYYELPVAFDAITVVVNPKSFLKDISVEQLKAMWEPAAQGKVSKWNQINPAWPDAPIKLFGPGADSGTFDYFTEAVVGKAKSSRGDYTASEDDNVLVQGISRDVNAIGYFGYAYYAENTSKLKALAVVEKAGKAGVAPSEKTVLDGSYQPLSRPIFIYVNAKSYEKPEVKEFVEYYMKEGAKLSKEVKYVPLPAKAYTVNLEHIAKKKLGTVFGGNAEVGVTIEALQKREGSL
- the pstC gene encoding phosphate ABC transporter permease subunit PstC; the encoded protein is MTPGRVSPRLSHNAMRHWNERLIEAVLFLAAALSVLTTLGIVYILVSESIHFFARISIVDFLTDTQWTPLFDDAHFGIMVLVSGTLVSSLVALLVAIPVGTTIAIYLSEFAGSRVREIAKPILELLGGIPTIVYGYFALLVVTPILQVLLPNLPGFSLLSAGFVMGIMIVPYIASLSEDAMRAVPMSLREGAYAMGSSRLYTAIHVVIPAALSGLAASYVLAVSRAVGETMILAVAAGMQPNLTWNPMEPAATITSYIVQVALGDLPHGSIGYQTIFAAGLTLLLITLMFNIVGQWLRAKYKENY